The genomic window TGATGGATATCACCACACCTTGCAAGGCTTGGCCGACACCATAGCCGCCCCTGGCTTGCAGGCAAACGCCTTCCCAAACTCCGGCATATTGACCACCACCCCATTCACCCGGTACTTGCCGGGTGAATGGGGGTCTGTAGCAGCCTGCACACGCAGCGCCTCGGGCCGGTTGTTTTCACACGCCCATTGCGCAAACCCGATGAAGAAGCGCTGCTCGGGGGTGAAGCCGTCGCGGCTTTCGGGTTTGACCAAGGTGGTCTGCACCTTCCAGGCGGTCCAGGCCAGCACCAGGCCGCCCAGGTCGGCCATGTCTTCGCCCAGCGTGAGTTTGCTGTTGATCTTGATGTTGTCCACCACCGTGTATTGGGCGTACTGGTTGACGATGCACTGGGCACGTTCCTGGAACTTGGCGTTGTCCTGCGGCGCCCACCAGTTCTTCAAGTTGCCCTGGGCGTCAAACTTGCGGCCTTCGTCATCAAAGCCGTGGATCAGCTCGTGGCCAATGGTGCCGCCGGTGTTGCCGTAGCCGGGCGCGTCGTCCATCTTGGGGTCGAACAGCGGCGGCTGCAACACACCAGCAGGGAAGTTGATGTCGTTCATTTGCGCGTTGTAATACGCGTTCACCGTGGGTGGTGTCATGCCCCACTCGCCACGGTCCAGCGGTTTGCCGATCTTGTCCAGCTGGCGGCGCACTTCAAACTGCATGGCGCGGGTGACATTGCCATAGAAGTCGTCACGCGCAATGGCCACGCTGCTGTAGTCGCGCCATTGGTCGGGGTAACCAATCTTGTTGACGATGGTTTTCAACTTTTCGGTGGCCTTGAGTTTGGTGGCAGGGCTCATCCAGTCCAGGTGCTGCAGTTCCATCAGCATGGCCTGCTCGATCTGCTCGGTCATCACCAACGTGCGCTGCTTCAACTCAGGGCCAAAGGCGCGGTCCACAAACTCCTGGCCCAGGGCCTCGCCCAGTTGCGCATCTACCAGGGCCACACACCGTTTCCAGCGCGGCTGTTGCAGCGGTGTGCCGTGCAGGGTCTTGCTGAAAAAATTGAAGTTCTCGGTGACAAAGGCACTGGACAAAGCGGTGGCCTGTGCATGGGCCACGTGCCAGCGCAGGTAGGTCTTGATGTCGTCCAGGCTGCTGGTCTTCCAGTGCTGGGCCAGGGCTTTGTAGAACCTGGGCTCGGTCACGTTCAGCGTGCGCACGTCCGCCAGGCCTGCGGTTTGCAAATACTGGCCCCAGTCAAAGCCGGGGGTCAGGGCCTGCAGCTGGGCCACGTCCATCTTGTGAAACAGCTTGTAGGGGTCGCGCCGGTCCAGCACAGACAAGGTGGCACGGGCCAGTGTGGTCTCAGTGCGCAGCACGGTCGGAGCGTGTTTCTGGGCCAGTGCCGGTGCATCGCCCATCAGTACAAACATGCGGGCTATGTGGGCCAGGTACTTGGCGCGTATGTCCTTGGACTTGGCATCCGCCTGGGTGTAGTAATCGCGGTCCGGTAGGCTCAGGCCACCGCCGGTGGCGAAGGCAATCACGTTGGACGAGTTGGAGAAATCCTGCTCCGAGCCAAAACCAAAATACAGGCCGCTGCTGGCGATGGACAGGTGCAGCGTGGCCAGCACGGTGGGCAGGTCGGCCTTGCTCTGCATGGCGTTGATGCGGTCCAGCACAGGCTGCATGGGTGTGGCGCCGCGCTGTTCTACCGCCGCT from Rhodoferax sp. AJA081-3 includes these protein-coding regions:
- a CDS encoding M13 family metallopeptidase — translated: MRRTLLALLMSQSLWVCTPSAAQDKPLTEFPYTPGLDVSAMDKTANPCEDFYQYSCGGWIQNNPIPADQSRWSVYGKLYQDNQRFLWGILETLSQKTTGNTANQQKIGDYYAACMNEAAVEQRGATPMQPVLDRINAMQSKADLPTVLATLHLSIASSGLYFGFGSEQDFSNSSNVIAFATGGGLSLPDRDYYTQADAKSKDIRAKYLAHIARMFVLMGDAPALAQKHAPTVLRTETTLARATLSVLDRRDPYKLFHKMDVAQLQALTPGFDWGQYLQTAGLADVRTLNVTEPRFYKALAQHWKTSSLDDIKTYLRWHVAHAQATALSSAFVTENFNFFSKTLHGTPLQQPRWKRCVALVDAQLGEALGQEFVDRAFGPELKQRTLVMTEQIEQAMLMELQHLDWMSPATKLKATEKLKTIVNKIGYPDQWRDYSSVAIARDDFYGNVTRAMQFEVRRQLDKIGKPLDRGEWGMTPPTVNAYYNAQMNDINFPAGVLQPPLFDPKMDDAPGYGNTGGTIGHELIHGFDDEGRKFDAQGNLKNWWAPQDNAKFQERAQCIVNQYAQYTVVDNIKINSKLTLGEDMADLGGLVLAWTAWKVQTTLVKPESRDGFTPEQRFFIGFAQWACENNRPEALRVQAATDPHSPGKYRVNGVVVNMPEFGKAFACKPGAAMVSAKPCKVW